The Kitasatospora paranensis genome has a window encoding:
- a CDS encoding pyridoxamine 5'-phosphate oxidase family protein translates to MAHDLHALDDPYLAFWREYQLCTLTTLRADGTPHVVPVGATFDPATLTARVISSRTSRKVRNVLAAGEAGARVALCQVDRARWATLEGLARVSDEPAAVADAVRRYAERYRQPRENPDRVVIEIAVDRALGRA, encoded by the coding sequence ATGGCTCACGACCTCCACGCGCTGGACGACCCCTACCTCGCCTTCTGGCGCGAGTACCAGCTCTGCACGCTCACCACGCTGCGTGCCGACGGCACCCCGCACGTCGTCCCGGTCGGCGCCACCTTCGACCCGGCCACGCTGACCGCGCGGGTGATCAGCAGCCGGACGAGCCGCAAGGTGCGCAACGTGCTGGCGGCGGGGGAGGCCGGCGCCCGGGTCGCGCTCTGCCAGGTCGACCGGGCCCGCTGGGCAACGCTGGAGGGCCTGGCCCGGGTCAGCGACGAGCCGGCGGCGGTGGCGGACGCGGTGCGGCGCTATGCCGAGCGCTATCGGCAGCCGCGCGAGAACCCGGACCGCGTGGTGATCGAGATCGCCGTCGACCGGGCGCTCGGCCGGGCCTGA
- a CDS encoding SDR family NAD(P)-dependent oxidoreductase produces the protein MDLSTTRILVTGGTSGVGRALVTALTERGAAVATCGRTAVPGPDGHGGPVLFTADLARPGEAARLVGRAAERLGGLDAVVANAGVQRAIPLTDGTGPGLLDVIRDEFAVNLTSVAELAAAAWPHLAAGPRSAFVAVTSGLAYAPKRSAPVYCAAKAGLHTLLDTLRYQAEAATPQVRVQKIVLPLVDTAMTAGREGPARKIPAEDAAAAIVRALRTGRAVTPVGAARTLLALHRLSPAAARRVMRDA, from the coding sequence ATGGACCTCAGCACCACACGCATCCTGGTCACCGGCGGCACCAGCGGTGTCGGCCGGGCCCTCGTCACGGCCCTCACCGAGCGCGGCGCCGCCGTCGCCACCTGCGGACGCACCGCCGTGCCCGGCCCGGACGGGCACGGCGGGCCCGTCCTGTTCACCGCGGACCTCGCCCGCCCCGGCGAGGCCGCCCGGCTGGTCGGACGCGCCGCCGAGCGGCTCGGCGGGCTCGACGCCGTCGTCGCCAACGCCGGTGTGCAGCGCGCGATCCCGCTCACCGACGGCACCGGGCCCGGCCTCCTCGACGTGATCCGGGACGAGTTCGCGGTCAACCTCACCTCGGTCGCCGAGCTCGCCGCCGCGGCCTGGCCGCACCTGGCCGCCGGCCCGCGGTCCGCGTTCGTCGCCGTCACCTCGGGCCTCGCCTACGCCCCCAAGCGCAGTGCCCCCGTCTACTGCGCGGCCAAGGCCGGCCTGCACACCCTCCTCGACACACTCCGCTACCAGGCCGAGGCCGCGACGCCGCAGGTGCGCGTCCAGAAGATCGTGCTGCCGCTGGTGGACACCGCGATGACGGCCGGACGCGAGGGGCCGGCCCGCAAGATCCCGGCCGAGGACGCCGCCGCCGCGATCGTCCGGGCCCTGCGGACGGGCCGCGCGGTCACCCCGGTCGGCGCCGCCCGCACCCTGCTCGCGCTCCACCGCCTCAGCCCGGCCGCGGCCCGCCGCGTCATGCGCGACGCCTGA
- a CDS encoding alpha-L-glutamate ligase yields the protein MSGTRPLTVTLLTADPEHPLLAAATGLLRASGHRVEPLHPAAPAPPAARPDVCLLKARTRQALALAGRLAEQGVPVVNSVAATAFCQDRQQMADFALAVGLPFAPTRPADLATLTVTDPVVVKSRHSRRGDLVAAATSTAQIRELAARWPDEPVVVQPLAPNDGWDRKLWVVDGTVFAERRRSELADQDTLPGGAPGTGASARRPLPPADLPADWRELVLATGELFALDVYGVDILEVEGAPLIVDVNAFPGIRGQDGAPRALADLAVSTATGGRLREPARA from the coding sequence GTGAGCGGCACCCGCCCGCTGACGGTCACCCTGCTCACCGCCGACCCGGAGCACCCGCTGCTCGCCGCCGCCACCGGACTGCTGCGCGCGTCCGGCCACCGGGTGGAGCCGCTCCACCCCGCCGCGCCCGCGCCGCCGGCCGCACGGCCGGACGTCTGCCTGCTCAAGGCCCGCACCCGACAGGCGCTGGCCCTGGCCGGCCGGCTCGCCGAACAGGGCGTCCCGGTGGTCAACTCCGTCGCGGCCACCGCCTTCTGCCAGGACCGGCAGCAGATGGCCGACTTCGCGCTGGCCGTCGGCCTGCCCTTCGCCCCCACCCGGCCGGCCGACCTCGCCACGCTGACGGTCACCGACCCGGTCGTGGTGAAGAGCCGGCACAGCCGGCGCGGCGACCTGGTGGCCGCCGCGACCTCCACCGCGCAGATCCGCGAACTGGCCGCCCGGTGGCCGGACGAGCCGGTCGTCGTCCAGCCGCTGGCGCCCAACGACGGCTGGGACCGCAAGCTCTGGGTGGTGGACGGCACGGTCTTCGCCGAACGCCGCCGCTCCGAACTCGCCGATCAGGACACCCTGCCCGGCGGAGCCCCGGGCACCGGGGCATCGGCCCGCCGCCCGCTGCCGCCCGCCGACCTGCCCGCCGACTGGCGCGAACTCGTGCTGGCCACCGGCGAGCTGTTCGCCCTGGACGTCTACGGCGTCGACATCCTCGAGGTCGAGGGTGCGCCGCTGATCGTCGACGTCAACGCCTTCCCCGGCATCCGCGGGCAGGACGGCGCCCCGCGGGCCCTCGCCGACCTCGCTGTCAGTACCGCCACCGGCGGACGGCTGCGCGAACCCGCCCGCGCCTGA
- a CDS encoding DUF2252 domain-containing protein yields MAGQATGGADGQATGGADGRHTVAGFAPWPPQGDGKRRGKALREKAPRAAHGRFELPVDRPEVADAVAEANLGRLTHLVPIRVGRMAASPFAFLRGSAGLMACDLAVTPASGVAAQLCGDAHAANFGLYGDARGRLVIDINDFDETVPGPWEWDLKRLVASLVLAGRQAGAGEDVCRQAAFDAAASYRRTMRRLAKLSALDAWNAIADDHLVAFADAHELADVLASVGEKALRNTSARFAAKSTVRDEEGGWRFTAAPPVLSEVTEPEATAVAGSLAGYLDSVAPELRPLLARYSVQDVAFRIVGTGSVGTRAYVVLLTDRREQPLVLQVKEARPSVLLPHLVRAGFPVGGAPMHEGQRVVLGQRRIQVVSDVLMGWTTVDGLPYQVRQFRNRKGSVDPAALRPEQLDDYGRLTGALLARAHSHTADAAEIAGYCGRSEELDEAMAAFAVAYADRSEADHAALLAAVRAGRLPAETGV; encoded by the coding sequence ATGGCCGGGCAGGCGACGGGCGGGGCGGACGGGCAGGCGACGGGCGGGGCGGACGGACGGCACACGGTGGCGGGGTTCGCGCCCTGGCCGCCGCAGGGGGACGGCAAGCGGCGCGGCAAGGCGCTGCGGGAGAAGGCGCCGCGCGCCGCGCACGGCCGGTTCGAGCTGCCGGTGGATCGGCCCGAGGTGGCCGACGCGGTGGCGGAGGCGAACCTGGGGCGGCTCACGCACCTGGTGCCGATACGGGTGGGCAGAATGGCGGCGTCGCCGTTCGCCTTCCTGCGCGGGTCGGCCGGGCTGATGGCCTGCGACCTGGCGGTCACCCCGGCCTCCGGGGTGGCGGCGCAGCTGTGCGGTGACGCGCATGCGGCCAACTTCGGCCTCTACGGCGACGCCCGGGGCCGGCTGGTGATCGACATCAACGACTTCGACGAGACCGTGCCCGGGCCCTGGGAGTGGGATCTGAAGCGCCTGGTGGCGAGCCTGGTGCTGGCGGGCCGGCAGGCCGGTGCGGGCGAGGACGTGTGCCGGCAGGCCGCGTTCGACGCCGCGGCGTCCTACCGGCGGACGATGCGCCGGCTGGCGAAGCTGTCGGCGCTGGACGCCTGGAACGCGATCGCCGACGACCACCTGGTGGCCTTCGCGGATGCGCACGAACTGGCCGACGTGCTGGCGTCGGTGGGCGAGAAGGCGCTGCGCAACACCAGTGCGCGGTTCGCGGCGAAGTCCACCGTCCGTGACGAGGAGGGCGGGTGGCGGTTCACCGCGGCGCCCCCGGTGCTCAGCGAGGTGACGGAGCCGGAGGCGACCGCGGTGGCCGGCTCGCTCGCGGGATATCTGGACAGCGTGGCACCGGAGTTGCGGCCGCTGCTGGCCCGGTACAGCGTGCAGGACGTGGCGTTCCGGATCGTCGGGACGGGCAGCGTCGGCACCCGGGCGTACGTGGTGCTGCTGACGGACCGCCGGGAGCAGCCGCTGGTGCTGCAGGTGAAGGAGGCCCGGCCGTCCGTCCTGCTGCCGCACCTCGTCCGGGCGGGCTTCCCGGTGGGCGGCGCGCCGATGCACGAGGGGCAGCGCGTGGTGCTCGGGCAGCGCCGCATCCAGGTGGTCAGCGATGTCCTGATGGGCTGGACGACGGTGGACGGACTGCCCTACCAGGTACGGCAGTTCCGCAACCGCAAGGGCAGCGTGGACCCGGCGGCGCTGCGGCCCGAGCAGCTCGACGACTACGGCCGGCTCACCGGCGCGCTGCTGGCCCGGGCGCACTCGCACACCGCGGACGCCGCGGAGATCGCCGGGTACTGCGGGCGGAGCGAGGAGCTGGACGAGGCGATGGCGGCGTTCGCGGTCGCCTACGCGGACCGCAGCGAGGCCGACCACGCGGCGCTGCTGGCCGCCGTGCGGGCCGGCCGGCTGCCCGCCGAGACGGGGGTCTGA
- a CDS encoding helix-turn-helix domain-containing protein, with the protein MTAAVLASLSAAVSGPAGAPADRAAALVTAGAGVPEELHARLLAALRARAGWPGLRDAAGRLVAPLLPNAGPDDPAALLAAAGRTEPWLHVGHRTVAVPAGGGLAVRHLPELAGRPSRAESLFVCALHVEAAAATGARLRLRLAGPTARPELLGPGGGPLPGWCLEPVGGALRPRPAGVRERLDAVIRTEPAAGWRLAGAAARLHASPRSLQRELAAAGTSFQAELGRARLARAAQLARRTALPFGEIAAAAGFADQAHLSNRFRARLGCTPSAYRERPESAVPVAGEF; encoded by the coding sequence ATGACCGCGGCGGTGCTCGCCTCGCTGTCCGCGGCGGTGAGCGGGCCGGCCGGTGCCCCGGCCGACCGGGCGGCCGCGCTGGTCACGGCCGGGGCCGGGGTGCCCGAGGAGCTGCACGCCCGACTGCTGGCCGCGCTCCGGGCGCGGGCCGGCTGGCCGGGGCTCCGGGACGCCGCCGGACGCCTGGTCGCACCGCTGCTGCCGAACGCCGGCCCGGACGATCCGGCGGCGCTGCTGGCCGCCGCCGGGCGGACGGAGCCGTGGCTGCACGTCGGGCACCGCACGGTTGCGGTGCCCGCGGGCGGCGGACTGGCCGTCCGTCACCTGCCGGAGCTGGCCGGCCGGCCGAGCCGCGCGGAGTCGCTCTTCGTGTGCGCGCTGCACGTCGAGGCGGCGGCAGCGACCGGCGCCCGGCTGCGGCTGCGCCTGGCGGGCCCGACCGCCCGGCCGGAGTTGCTCGGCCCGGGCGGCGGGCCGCTGCCGGGCTGGTGCCTGGAACCGGTCGGCGGTGCGCTGCGGCCGCGACCGGCCGGGGTGCGGGAGCGGCTGGACGCGGTCATCCGGACGGAGCCCGCCGCGGGCTGGCGGCTGGCCGGCGCGGCCGCCCGGCTGCACGCCTCACCGCGCAGCCTGCAGCGCGAACTGGCCGCCGCGGGGACGTCCTTCCAGGCCGAGCTGGGGCGGGCGCGGCTGGCCCGGGCCGCCCAGCTCGCGCGGCGGACGGCCCTGCCGTTCGGGGAGATCGCGGCCGCGGCGGGCTTCGCCGACCAGGCGCATCTGAGCAACCGGTTCCGGGCGCGGCTGGGGTGCACGCCGTCCGCGTACCGGGAGCGGCCGGAGTCCGCCGTGCCGGTGGCCGGGGAGTTCTGA
- a CDS encoding ferredoxin, which produces MTAGAAAGAQGLDVRVDRLRCVGSGQCAAAAPGALELGADGRARPRHPAGATPGEAAPALTQAAELCPTEALSVYAAATGRLIAPAD; this is translated from the coding sequence GTGACGGCCGGCGCCGCGGCGGGCGCGCAGGGTCTGGACGTCCGGGTGGACCGGCTGCGGTGCGTGGGTTCGGGGCAGTGCGCGGCCGCCGCGCCCGGCGCGCTGGAGCTCGGCGCGGACGGGCGGGCGCGTCCGCGCCACCCGGCGGGCGCCACTCCGGGCGAGGCGGCGCCGGCGCTGACACAGGCCGCCGAGCTGTGCCCGACCGAGGCGCTGTCGGTGTACGCGGCCGCCACCGGGCGGCTGATCGCACCGGCCGACTGA
- a CDS encoding cytochrome P450 codes for MTTAHQAPDAADAPGLVPLHCLRHAEPGPPRLAALPTGTPVWLVTRHPDVRQVLTDPRINRSALYAPGAPPVTLVPNLLDDPDTLLNLDGEEHQRLRRTVQRAFTPRAIARWRPWVASVVDGLLDGLAAEGSPTDVVAAFSRPLPVAVISRLMGLEGLDLERLGHWSDHALSATAYTAEEIGLAMQEFGEFGHRLVVERRKNPGEDLVSSLVEAADRTGGVDERQLTSLVCGLVVAGHETTMTTLGNALVYLLGADDGAAWARIAEGEEQAAAAAEQLLRAVPLGDNTTLPGQLRRAVEDVEIGGVLIPAGSVVAADTRSANHDPAVYPEHLELFEPLPTPSLTFGAGPHHCLGAWLARMELELGLHRLAARFPGLRLVEPVEAIAWRQGLLTRSPLRLAVAW; via the coding sequence ATGACCACCGCACACCAGGCACCCGACGCAGCCGACGCACCCGGGCTCGTCCCGCTGCACTGCCTGCGCCACGCCGAACCGGGCCCGCCGCGCCTGGCCGCACTCCCCACCGGCACGCCCGTCTGGCTGGTGACCCGCCACCCGGACGTCCGGCAGGTGCTGACCGACCCGCGGATCAACCGGTCGGCGCTGTACGCGCCCGGGGCGCCCCCGGTGACGCTGGTGCCCAACCTGCTGGACGATCCCGACACCCTGCTCAACCTCGACGGCGAGGAGCACCAGCGGCTGCGCCGCACGGTGCAGCGGGCCTTCACCCCGCGCGCGATCGCCCGCTGGCGGCCGTGGGTCGCCTCGGTGGTGGACGGGCTGCTGGACGGGCTCGCGGCCGAGGGCTCGCCCACGGACGTGGTCGCCGCGTTCAGCCGCCCGCTGCCGGTGGCGGTGATCAGCAGGCTGATGGGCCTCGAAGGCCTCGACCTGGAGCGGCTCGGCCACTGGAGCGACCACGCGCTGTCGGCCACCGCGTACACCGCGGAGGAGATCGGCCTGGCCATGCAGGAGTTCGGGGAGTTCGGCCACCGCCTGGTGGTGGAACGGCGCAAGAACCCGGGCGAGGACCTGGTGAGCAGCCTGGTCGAGGCGGCCGACCGGACGGGCGGCGTCGACGAGCGGCAGCTCACCTCGCTGGTCTGCGGACTGGTCGTCGCCGGCCACGAGACCACGATGACCACCCTCGGCAACGCCTTGGTCTACCTGCTGGGGGCGGACGACGGCGCCGCCTGGGCGCGCATCGCCGAGGGCGAGGAGCAGGCGGCGGCCGCCGCCGAGCAGCTGCTGCGGGCGGTGCCGCTGGGCGACAACACGACGCTGCCGGGCCAGCTGCGCCGGGCCGTCGAGGACGTCGAGATCGGCGGGGTGCTGATCCCGGCCGGCAGCGTGGTCGCCGCCGACACCCGCTCCGCCAACCACGACCCGGCGGTGTACCCGGAACACCTGGAGCTGTTCGAGCCGCTGCCGACGCCGAGCCTGACCTTCGGCGCGGGGCCGCACCACTGCCTGGGCGCCTGGCTGGCCCGGATGGAGCTGGAGCTGGGCCTGCACCGGCTGGCGGCGCGGTTCCCGGGGCTGCGGCTGGTGGAGCCGGTCGAGGCGATCGCCTGGCGGCAGGGCCTGCTCACCCGCAGTCCGCTGCGGCTGGCGGTGGCCTGGTGA
- a CDS encoding serine hydrolase domain-containing protein yields the protein MTRTRRALLCAATLITATLQTTATAAAADTRPAAAVRGHGEHACTSTPQPLRGQARRVLETVRQAQRDLDLKSVEFKVTVDGKELITDALGESMTDVPAEPDMQFRAGSVGIAYMGTVLLQLVQEGRVGLDDKISRWLPDAPHADEITLRMLGSSTSGLHDYVTDPVFLAELEAHPFKQWTPEEVVGISASHPLWYRPGTNWSYSHANFQLLGAALEKITGTRLDRLLQERVMDPLGLRHTSNSFTPEIPDPVLHAFTSERASTRSRPSGTPPGRPPPAPSSPWTSATWPGPRRRSATVNCCRGAASRCSSTPARSGSAPPPPPARPTSACTTPRPSTSGWASSSRTAGWCRTRRSPATRPSRRTCRSRSWRSPSPAPRTRAPRRSATPPRPSPSGSPRCSRRTTR from the coding sequence ATGACACGCACTCGGAGGGCGCTGCTGTGCGCCGCCACACTGATCACCGCCACCCTGCAGACCACGGCGACGGCCGCGGCCGCGGACACCCGCCCGGCCGCGGCCGTCCGCGGGCACGGTGAGCACGCCTGCACCAGCACGCCGCAGCCGCTGAGGGGCCAGGCCCGCCGCGTCCTGGAGACCGTCCGGCAGGCCCAGCGGGACCTCGACCTCAAGTCGGTCGAGTTCAAGGTCACGGTCGACGGCAAGGAGCTGATCACCGACGCGCTGGGCGAGTCCATGACCGACGTGCCCGCCGAACCCGACATGCAGTTCCGGGCCGGCTCGGTGGGGATCGCCTACATGGGCACCGTCCTGCTGCAGCTCGTCCAGGAGGGCCGGGTCGGCCTCGACGACAAGATCTCCCGGTGGCTGCCCGACGCCCCGCACGCCGACGAGATCACCCTGCGGATGCTCGGCAGCTCCACCTCGGGCCTGCACGACTACGTCACCGACCCGGTCTTCCTCGCCGAACTGGAGGCCCACCCCTTCAAGCAGTGGACGCCCGAGGAGGTCGTCGGGATCTCGGCGAGCCACCCGCTCTGGTACCGGCCGGGCACCAACTGGAGCTACTCGCACGCCAACTTCCAGCTCCTCGGTGCGGCGCTGGAGAAGATCACCGGCACCCGGCTGGACCGGCTGCTGCAGGAGCGCGTGATGGACCCGCTCGGGCTGCGCCACACCTCGAACTCGTTCACCCCCGAGATCCCCGATCCGGTGCTGCACGCCTTCACCTCCGAGCGGGCCTCTACGAGGAGTCGACCTTCTGGAACCCCTCCTGGACGACCGCCCCCGGCGCCGTCATCACCATGGACGTCTGCGACCTGGCCCGGTCCGCGCAGGCGATCGGCGACGGTGAACTGCTGTCGCGGCGCAGCTTCAAGGTGCAGCTCGACCCCGGCACGGTCGGGCTCGGCACCCCCACCGCCACCTGCCCGGCCGACGTCTGCCTGCACAACACCGAGGCCAAGCACTTCGGGTTGGGCATCATCGTCTCGAACAGCTGGGTGGTGCAGAACCCGTCGTTCTCCGGCTACGCGGCCATCCAGGCGTACCTGCCGCAGCAGAAGCTGGCGATCGCCGTCTCCAGCACCAAGAACCCGGGCACCCCGGAGGAGCGCAACACCGCCGAGACCGTCGCCCAGCGGATCTCCACGGTGCTCGCGCCGGACAACCCGCTGA
- a CDS encoding acylphosphatase — protein MIRKRVVVSGVVQGVFFRDSCRREAAAAGLAGWVRNLPDGRVEAVFEGGPDAVERLVAWCGRGPSRAVVEQRHVVEEPPEGLDGFEVRGTDW, from the coding sequence GTGATCCGAAAGCGTGTGGTGGTGTCGGGGGTCGTGCAGGGCGTGTTCTTCCGCGACAGCTGTCGGCGCGAGGCGGCGGCCGCCGGTCTGGCCGGCTGGGTGCGGAATCTGCCGGACGGGCGGGTCGAAGCCGTCTTCGAGGGCGGGCCGGACGCGGTGGAGCGGCTGGTCGCCTGGTGCGGGCGCGGACCGAGCCGGGCGGTCGTGGAGCAGCGCCACGTCGTCGAGGAGCCGCCGGAGGGGCTGGACGGCTTCGAGGTGCGCGGCACCGACTGGTAG
- a CDS encoding FUSC family protein, with protein MGPVFALGLAGGHGRTAVLGGLGAMFATINDRPGTWRSGAVTIVLPALAGALGLLLGQESGWRAVPVLAAVGLVSGAISVAGPVWSLAGLQLLVLTAVGSGTAPPAPGWPGAGAFLAGAAWPLLLRVLLRRPSGGRGRDERAAVADVFDALADALDAVGTAGAEPARRRLTATLDRADEALRLSAVLRLSVVLRPAAVLRLRTLLRRPGPIGGSRRPAGPPDVRPAARLDAAAALCEAAVALLWEGAPLPPRIGAGPRRLAEATRRDTLPGRLPAPVSDTAARSAFDRAVLDAGLAFVADSPAAPRPVRRPPVRPAGPAGRAYGLRVSACVTVSTAVALLLHADHWYWLPATAAFLVKPELGPLFSRTVSRFAGTALAVLAFAPLAPLLTGPWLPALTVTAAGALIPLALRHFAAQTAVVTVTVLAFVSAGGDREAAGSRLVDTAIACALVLLVGHLPRLADSQVRVGHRSAHALRHTRRYLDHVLADSRADDRADGPADAPAAAGQRAALRRAAYGSLAEARAAAETAAAEFRTGGGRDWLRVTAGAERIVDAATACAVRLEHGAARPAAPAARQVADALDAVADALELPEAGPRRLPAIGAPPEDCRTLHDIVAELHRIRDLTTAA; from the coding sequence ATGGGACCGGTCTTCGCCCTGGGTCTCGCCGGCGGCCACGGCCGGACGGCCGTGCTCGGCGGACTCGGCGCGATGTTCGCCACCATCAACGACCGCCCCGGCACCTGGCGCAGCGGCGCCGTGACGATCGTTCTGCCCGCCCTGGCCGGTGCGCTCGGCCTGCTGCTCGGCCAGGAGTCCGGATGGCGGGCCGTCCCGGTGCTCGCGGCGGTCGGCCTGGTGTCGGGCGCGATCAGTGTGGCCGGACCGGTCTGGTCGCTGGCCGGGCTGCAACTGCTGGTGCTCACCGCGGTCGGCAGCGGCACGGCCCCGCCCGCACCCGGCTGGCCGGGCGCGGGCGCGTTCCTGGCGGGCGCGGCCTGGCCGCTGCTGCTGCGCGTCCTCCTGCGGAGACCGTCGGGCGGCCGCGGCCGCGACGAGCGGGCCGCCGTCGCGGACGTGTTCGACGCGCTGGCCGACGCCCTCGACGCGGTCGGCACGGCCGGCGCGGAACCGGCCCGCCGACGGCTCACCGCGACCCTCGACCGGGCCGACGAGGCCCTCCGCCTCTCCGCCGTCCTCCGCCTGTCCGTCGTTCTCCGCCCCGCCGCCGTCCTCCGCCTCCGCACGCTGCTGCGCCGGCCGGGCCCGATCGGTGGGAGCCGACGCCCCGCCGGGCCGCCGGACGTGCGGCCGGCGGCCCGGCTGGATGCGGCCGCCGCACTGTGCGAGGCCGCGGTCGCGCTGCTCTGGGAGGGCGCACCCCTGCCGCCCCGGATCGGCGCCGGCCCGCGCCGGCTCGCCGAGGCCACCCGCCGGGACACCCTGCCCGGCCGGCTGCCGGCACCGGTGTCGGACACCGCGGCCCGCAGCGCCTTCGACCGGGCGGTGCTGGACGCCGGTCTCGCCTTCGTCGCCGACTCCCCGGCGGCGCCCCGGCCGGTCCGGCGGCCGCCGGTCCGACCGGCCGGGCCCGCGGGCCGGGCCTACGGGCTCCGGGTGTCCGCCTGCGTGACCGTCAGCACCGCCGTGGCCCTGCTGCTGCACGCCGACCACTGGTACTGGCTGCCGGCGACCGCCGCGTTCCTGGTCAAGCCGGAGCTGGGCCCGCTGTTCTCCCGCACGGTCAGCCGCTTCGCCGGGACGGCCCTCGCCGTGCTCGCCTTCGCGCCGCTCGCCCCGCTGCTCACCGGGCCCTGGCTGCCCGCGCTGACCGTCACCGCGGCCGGTGCGCTGATTCCGCTCGCCCTGCGGCACTTCGCCGCACAGACCGCCGTCGTCACGGTCACCGTGCTCGCCTTCGTCTCGGCCGGCGGCGACCGGGAGGCCGCCGGATCCCGCCTGGTGGACACCGCGATCGCCTGCGCCCTGGTGCTGCTCGTCGGACACCTGCCCCGGCTGGCCGACAGCCAGGTCCGGGTCGGGCACCGGTCCGCGCACGCCCTGCGGCACACCCGCCGCTACCTGGACCACGTGCTCGCGGACAGCCGCGCGGACGATCGCGCGGACGGCCCGGCGGATGCTCCCGCGGCGGCCGGGCAGCGGGCCGCGCTGCGCCGGGCCGCGTACGGGTCGCTGGCCGAGGCGCGGGCCGCCGCCGAGACCGCCGCGGCCGAGTTCCGGACCGGCGGCGGCCGGGACTGGCTGCGGGTCACCGCCGGCGCCGAGCGGATCGTGGACGCGGCGACCGCGTGCGCCGTCCGTCTGGAGCACGGTGCGGCCCGTCCGGCCGCGCCGGCGGCCCGTCAGGTGGCGGACGCGCTGGACGCCGTCGCCGACGCCCTGGAGCTTCCGGAGGCCGGCCCGCGCCGCCTCCCGGCGATCGGGGCGCCGCCGGAGGACTGCCGCACCCTGCACGACATCGTCGCCGAACTCCACCGGATCCGGGATCTCACCACGGCGGCCTGA
- a CDS encoding MFS transporter, whose protein sequence is MPLALVALAVTAFAIGTTEFAAMGLLPEIAGGLHVSIPRAGWLISMYALGVVIGAPLLTAACARLPRKAVLVGLTGLFTIGNLLCAIAPNFTFLAVARLITGLPHGAFFGAGAVAAAELAAPHLRARAVSVMFSGLTVANILGVPAATLLGQQLGWRAAMLVVVAIGGLGVLAIARFVPHLPSHPQAGLRHELSAFRSGQLWLALATVVVGCAGLFACYSYITPTLTEVAGFAESSVTVVLALFGVGMTIGNLVGGYAADRALRPSICAAFLLMALALGLFAVTAHARWSAALTVVLIGVFGFAVVPTVQTLVLQKARNAPTLASATVQGAFNLANAQGAFLGGLALSAGFGWTSPTLVGAVLATAGCAIAVASWALDRRGGEPSRVAAVAAGEAPRQQVH, encoded by the coding sequence ATGCCACTGGCGCTTGTCGCCCTCGCCGTCACCGCCTTCGCCATCGGCACCACCGAGTTCGCCGCCATGGGGCTGCTGCCGGAGATCGCCGGCGGTCTGCACGTCTCCATCCCCCGGGCGGGCTGGCTGATCTCGATGTACGCGCTGGGCGTGGTGATCGGCGCGCCGCTGCTCACCGCGGCCTGCGCCCGGCTGCCGCGCAAGGCCGTCCTGGTCGGCCTCACCGGGCTGTTCACCATCGGCAACCTGCTCTGCGCGATCGCGCCGAACTTCACCTTCCTCGCGGTGGCCCGGCTGATCACCGGTCTGCCGCACGGGGCGTTCTTCGGCGCCGGCGCGGTGGCCGCGGCGGAGCTCGCCGCCCCGCACCTGAGGGCCCGTGCGGTGTCGGTGATGTTCTCCGGCCTGACGGTGGCCAACATCCTGGGGGTGCCCGCCGCGACGCTGCTGGGCCAGCAGCTGGGCTGGCGCGCCGCGATGCTGGTGGTGGTCGCGATCGGGGGCCTCGGCGTCCTCGCGATCGCCCGCTTCGTCCCGCACCTGCCGAGCCATCCGCAGGCGGGCCTGCGGCACGAGCTCTCCGCCTTCCGCAGCGGTCAGCTGTGGCTGGCGCTGGCGACCGTGGTGGTCGGCTGCGCGGGACTGTTCGCCTGCTACAGCTACATCACCCCGACCCTGACCGAGGTGGCGGGCTTCGCGGAGAGCTCGGTGACGGTCGTGCTGGCGCTGTTCGGCGTCGGGATGACGATCGGCAACCTGGTCGGCGGGTACGCCGCGGACCGGGCACTGCGGCCGAGCATCTGCGCGGCGTTCCTGCTGATGGCGCTCGCCCTCGGCCTGTTCGCGGTGACCGCGCACGCCCGCTGGTCGGCGGCGCTGACGGTGGTCCTGATCGGCGTGTTCGGCTTCGCGGTGGTGCCGACCGTGCAGACCCTGGTGCTGCAGAAGGCCCGGAACGCGCCGACGCTGGCGTCGGCCACCGTGCAGGGCGCCTTCAACCTGGCCAACGCCCAGGGCGCCTTCCTCGGCGGGCTGGCCCTCAGCGCCGGATTCGGCTGGACCTCGCCCACCCTGGTCGGCGCCGTGCTGGCGACGGCGGGCTGTGCGATCGCGGTGGCGTCCTGGGCGCTGGACCGGCGCGGCGGCGAGCCGTCCCGGGTAGCCGCGGTCGCGGCCGGGGAGGCGCCGCGCCAGCAGGTCCACTGA